One Solanum pennellii chromosome 10, SPENNV200 genomic region harbors:
- the LOC107001356 gene encoding uncharacterized protein LOC107001356 has translation MKTLAEKPRTEVSFEIGDWVYVKLKSFKQVTLNLQKNHKLGRRYFGPFKVLKRIGSVAYKLTLPEATKSHPIFHVSMLKSCVGTPEQQVTPLQLIDFADPTSQLNTNLEDKFSLQGGSIVVNSNTLVDDKDDTENEIMEQHMDMPRRSARKVIPPA, from the coding sequence ATGAAAACTTTAGCTGAAAAGCCTAGGACTGAAGTTTCCTTTGAGATAGGAGACTGGGTTTATGTTAAACTAAAGTCGTTCAAACAAGTAACTCTTAATTTGCAAAAGAATCACAAACTTGGCAGACGTTATTTTGGTCCTTTCAAGGTCCTCAAGAGAATTGGTTCAGTAGCTTATAAGTTGACACTTCCTGAGGCAACCAAGAGTCACCCTatatttcatgtctctatgctcaAGAGTTGTGTTGGGACTCCTGAACAACAAGTTACCCCGCTACAATTGATTGATTTTGCAGACCCAACTTCTCAGCTCAATACGAACCTTGAGGACAAGTTTTCTTTGCAGGGAGGGAGTATTGTTGTGAACTCAAATACGTTGGTAGATGACAAGGATGACACGGAGAATGAAATAATGGAACAACACATGGATATGCCACGTAGGAGTGCTAGAAAGGTGATTCCTCCTGCTTAA